Proteins encoded within one genomic window of Brassica rapa cultivar Chiifu-401-42 chromosome A09, CAAS_Brap_v3.01, whole genome shotgun sequence:
- the LOC103843501 gene encoding 1-aminocyclopropane-1-carboxylate oxidase homolog 3 isoform X2, with translation METMKIASFDRVSELKAFDETKTGVKGLVDAGVLEVPRIFHHSSLKLSNPKPLSSDFTTIPTFDLGGRVFADETKRKNVVQGIKEASEKWGFFQVINHGVPLDLLEKMKDGVRGFHEQLPEVRKQYYGRDFSKKFMYLSNFDLFSSPAANWRDTFSCTIAPDPPKPEDLPEICRDVMLEYTKHVMNLGQFLFEMLSEALGLDPNYLNEMDCSKGLHMLNHYYPPCPEPDLTLGTTQHSDSSFLTVLLPDQIEGLQVNREGHWYDVPHVPGALIINIGDLLQFGASCISKQSQASSCLHRVLLHHWSKTES, from the exons ATGGAGACGATGAAGATAGCTTCATTCGATCGTGTCAGCGAGCTTAAAGCCTTCGACGAGACCAAGACAGGTGTAAAAGGACTCGTAGACGCCGGAGTCTTAGAGGTTCCACGAATATTCCATCACTCATCTCTCAAACtatcaaaccctaaaccactTTCCTCTGACTTCACGACGATACCAACGTTTGATCTCGGAGGACGAGTCTTTGCGGACGAGACTAAGCGCAAGAACGTGGTTCAAGGGATTAAAGAGGCATCAGAGAAGTGGGGTTTCTTCCAGGTGATTAACCATGGAGTTCCTCTCGATCTTCTCGAGAAGATgaaagatggagttcgtgggtTTCATGAGCAGCTACCAGAAGTGAGGAAACAATATTACGGGAGAGATTTCAGTAAAAAGTTTATGTATTTAAGTAACTTTGATCTCTTCAGCTCTCCAGCTGCTAACTGGAGAGACACTTTCTCATGTACAATAGCTCCAGATCCTCCAAAGCCAGAGGACTTGCCAGAGATTTGTAG GGATGTTATGTTGGAATACACAAAGCATGTGATGAACTTGGGGCAGTTTCTCTTTGAGATGTTATCAGAAGCTCTAGGATTAGACCCTAACTATTTGAATGAGATGGATTGCTCAAAGGGGTTGCACATGCTTAACCATTACTACCCACCCTGTCCAGAGCCTGACCTAACGTTAGGCACAACTCAGCATTCAGACTCCTCTTTCCTTACAGTGCTTCTTCCAGATCAGATCGAAGGGCTTCAAGTCAACCGTGAAGGGCACTGGTACGATGTTCCTCATGTTCCCGGTGCACTCATTATCAACATAGGAGATCTTCTACAG
- the LOC117128368 gene encoding 1-aminocyclopropane-1-carboxylate oxidase homolog 3-like, whose translation METTKLASYDRVSELKTFDETKTGVKGLVEAGVSEVPRIFHHSSLKLSNPKPLSSNSQHLTTIPTFDLGGRVFEDETKRKNVVQGIKEASEKWGFFQVINHGVPLDLLERMKDGVRGFHEQPPEVRKQYYGRDFSRTFRYSSNFNLFSSPAANWIDTFSCTIAPDPPKPEDLPEICRDVMLEYTKHVMNLGEFLFEMLSEALGLEPNHLNEMDCSKGLLMLNHYYPPCPQPDLTLGATQHSDNSFLTVLLPDEIEGLQINREGHWYDVPHVPGALIINIGDLLQLITNDKFISLEHRVLANRATRARVSVACFFTTGLTPNPRLYGPIRELVSEENPPRYREITIRDYSAYFNAKGLDGTSALLHFKI comes from the exons atggagaCGACGAAGCTTGCTTCATATGATCGTGTCAGTGAGCTTAAAACCTTCGACGAGACCAAGACAGGTGTAAAAGGACTCGTAGAAGCCGGAGTCTCAGAGGTTCCACGCATATTCCACCACTCATCTCTCAAACtatcaaaccctaaaccactTTCCTCTAACTCGCAACATCTCACAACGATCCCAACGTTTGATCTCGGAGGACGAGTCTTCGAGGACGAGACTAAGCGCAAGAACGTGGTTCAAGGGATTAAAGAGGCGTCAGAGAAGTGGGGTTTCTTCCAGGTGATTAACCATGGAGTTCCTCTCGATCTTCTCGAGAGGATgaaagatggagttcgtgggtTTCATGAGCAGCCACCAGAAGTGAGGAAACAATACTACGGGAGAGATTTCAGTAGAACGTTTCGGTATTCAAGTAATTTCAATCTCTTCAGCTCTCCAGCTGCTAACTGGATAGACACTTTCTCTTGTACCATAGCTCCAGATCCTCCAAAACCAGAGGACTTGCCAGAGATTTGTAG GGATGTTATGTTGGAATACACAAAGCATGTAATGAATTTGGGAGAGTTTCTCTTTGAGATGTTATCAGAAGCTCTAGGGTTAGAACCTAACCATCTGAATGAGATGGATTGCTCAAAGGGTTTGCTCATGCTTAACCATTACTACCCACCCTGTCCACAGCCTGACTTAACTTTAGGCGCAACTCAGCATTCAGACAACTCTTTCCTTACGGTTCTTCTTCCAGATGAAATTGAAGGGCTTCAAATCAACCGTGAAGGGCACTGGTACGATGTTCCTCATGTTCCCGGTGCACTCATTATCAACATCGGAGATCTTCTACAA CTTATAACAAACGACAAGTTCATTAGTTTGGAGCATCGTGTATTAGCAAATAGAGCCACCAGAGCTCGAGTCTCGGTTGCGTGTTTCTTCACCACTGGTCTTACACCGAATCCTAGGTTGTACGGACCCATTAGAGAGCTTGTGTCTGAAGAAAACCCTCCAAGGTACAGAGAGATCACCATTAGAGACTACTCTGCTTACTTCAATGCCAAAGGTCTAGACGGAACCTCTGCTTTGctccattttaaaatatga
- the LOC117125692 gene encoding 1-aminocyclopropane-1-carboxylate oxidase homolog 3-like isoform X1, whose translation METTKLASYDRVSELKTFDETKTGVKGLVEAGVSEVPRIFHHSSLKLSNPKPLSSNSQHLTTIPTFDLGGRVFEDETKRKNVVQGIKEASEKWGFFQVINHGVPLDLLERMKDGVRGFHEQPPEVRKQYYGRDFSRTFRYSSNFNLFSSPAANWIDTFSCTIAPDPPKPEDLPEICRDVMLEYTKHVMNLGEFLFEMLSEALGLEPNHLNEMDCSKGLLMLNHYYPPCPQPDLTLGATQHSDNSFLTVLLPDQIEGLQINREGYWYDVPHVPGALIINIGDLLQLITNDKFISLEHRVLANRATRARVSVACFFTTGVRPNPRLYGPIRELVSEENPPRYREITIRDYSVYFNAKGLDGTSALLHFKI comes from the exons atggagaCGACGAAGCTTGCTTCATATGATCGTGTCAGTGAGCTTAAAACCTTCGACGAGACCAAGACAGGTGTAAAAGGACTCGTAGAAGCCGGAGTCTCAGAGGTTCCACGCATATTCCACCACTCATCTCTCAAACtatcaaaccctaaaccactTTCCTCTAACTCGCAACATCTCACAACGATCCCAACGTTTGATCTCGGAGGACGAGTCTTCGAGGACGAGACTAAGCGCAAGAACGTGGTTCAAGGGATTAAAGAGGCGTCAGAGAAGTGGGGTTTCTTCCAGGTGATTAACCATGGAGTTCCTCTCGATCTTCTCGAGAGGATgaaagatggagttcgtgggtTTCATGAGCAGCCACCAGAAGTGAGGAAACAATACTACGGGAGAGATTTCAGTAGAACGTTTCGGTATTCAAGTAATTTCAATCTCTTCAGCTCTCCAGCTGCTAACTGGATAGACACTTTCTCTTGTACCATAGCTCCAGATCCTCCAAAACCAGAGGACTTGCCAGAGATTTGTAG GGATGTTATGTTGGAATACACAAAGCATGTGATGAATTTGGGAGAGTTTCTCTTTGAGATGTTATCAGAAGCTCTAGGGTTAGAACCTAACCATCTGAATGAGATGGATTGCTCAAAGGGTTTGCTTATGCTTAACCATTACTACCCACCCTGTCCACAGCCTGACTTAACTTTGGGCGCAACTCAGCATTCAGACAACTCTTTCCTGACGGTTCTTCTTCCAGATCAGATTGAAGGGCTTCAAATCAACCGTGAAGGGTACTGGTACGATGTTCCTCATGTACCTGGTGCACTCATTATCAACATCGGAGATCTTCTACAA CTTATAACAAACGACAAGTTCATTAGTTTGGAGCATCGTGTATTAGCAAATAGAGCCACCAGAGCTCGAGTCTCGGTTGCGTGTTTCTTCACCACTGGTGTAAGACCGAATCCTAGGTTGTACGGACCCATTAGAGAGCTTGTGTCTGAAGAAAACCCTCCAAGGTACAGAGAGATCACCATTAGAGACTACTCTGTTTACTTCAATGCCAAAGGTCTAGACGGAACCTCTGCTTTGctccattttaaaatatga
- the LOC103843543 gene encoding 1-aminocyclopropane-1-carboxylate oxidase homolog 3, protein METMKIASFDRVSELKAFDETKTGVKGLVDAGVSEVPRIFHHSSLKLSNPKPLSSDFTTIPTFDLGGRVFEDETKRKNVIQGIKEASEKWGFFQVINHGVPLDLLERMKDGVRGFHEQPPEVRKQYYGRDFSRTFRYSSNFDLFSSPAANWRDTFSCTIAPDPPKPEDLPEICRDVMLEYTKHVVNLGEFLFEMLSEALGLEPNHLNEMDCSKGLLMLNHYYPPCPQPDLTLGATQHSDNSFLTVLLPDEIEGLQINREGHWYDVPHVPGALIINIGDLLQLITNDKFISLEHRVLANRATRGRVSVACFFTTGVRPNPRLYGPIRELVSEENPPRYREITIRDYSAHVNAKGLDGTSALLHFKI, encoded by the exons ATGGAGACGATGAAGATAGCTTCATTCGATCGTGTCAGCGAGCTTAAAGCCTTCGACGAGACCAAGACAGGTGTAAAAGGACTCGTAGACGCCGGAGTCTCAGAGGTTCCACGAATATTCCATCACTCATCTCTCAAACtatcaaaccctaaaccactTTCCTCTGACTTCACGACGATCCCAACGTTTGATCTCGGAGGACGAGTCTTCGAGGACGAGACTAAGCGCAAGAACGTGATTCAAGGGATTAAAGAGGCGTCAGAGAAGTGGGGTTTCTTCCAGGTGATTAACCATGGAGTTCCTCTCGATCTTCTCGAGAGGATgaaagatggagttcgtgggtTTCATGAGCAGCCACCAGAAGTGAGGAAACAATACTACGGGCGAGATTTCAGTAGAACGTTTCGGTATTCAAGTAACTTTGATCTCTTCAGCTCTCCAGCGGCTAACTGGAGAGATACTTTCTCTTGTACCATAGCTCCAGATCCTCCGAAACCAGAGGACTTGCCAGAGATTTGTAG GGATGTTATGTTGGAATACACAAAGCATGTGGTGAATTTGGGAGAGTTTCTTTTTGAGATGTTATCAGAAGCTCTAGGGTTAGAACCTAACCATCTGAATGAGATGGATTGCTCAAAGGGTTTGCTTATGCTTAACCATTACTACCCACCCTGTCCACAGCCTGACTTAACTTTAGGCGCAACTCAGCATTCAGACAACTCTTTCCTTACGGTTCTTCTTCCAGATGAAATTGAAGGGCTTCAAATCAACCGTGAAGGGCACTGGTACGATGTTCCTCATGTTCCCGGTGCACTCATTATCAACATCGGAGATCTTCTACAA CTTATAACAAACGACAAGTTCATTAGTTTGGAGCATCGTGTATTAGCAAATAGAGCCACCAGAGGTCGAGTCTCGGTTGCGTGTTTCTTCACCACTGGTGTAAGACCGAATCCTAGGTTGTACGGACCCATTAGAGAGCTTGTGTCTGAAGAAAACCCTCCAAGGTACAGAGAGATCACCATTAGAGACTACTCTGCTCACGTCAATGCCAAAGGTCTAGACGGAACCTCTGCTTTGctccattttaaaatatga
- the LOC117125692 gene encoding 1-aminocyclopropane-1-carboxylate oxidase homolog 3-like isoform X3 codes for METTKLASYDRVTELKAFDETKTGVKGLVDAGVSEVPRIFHHSSLKLSNPKPLSSDFTTIPTFDLGGRVFEDETKRKNVIQGIKEASEKWGFFQVINHGVPLDLLERMKDGVRGFHEQPPEVRKQYYGRDFSRTFRYSSNFDLFSSPAANWRDTFSCTIAPDPPKPEDLPEICRDVMLEYTKHVVNLGEFLFEMLSEALGLEPNHLNEMDCSKGLLMLNHYYPPCPQPDLTLGATQHSDNSFLTVLLPDEIEGLQINREGHWYDVPHVPGALIINIGDLLQLITNDKFISLEHRVLANRATRARVSVACFFTTGVRPNPRLYGPIRELVSEENPPRYREITIRDYSVYFNAKGLDGTSALLHFKI; via the exons ATGGAGACGACGAAGCTTGCTTCATACGATCGTGTAACTGAGCTTAAAGCCTTCGACGAGACCAAGACAGGTGTAAAAGGACTCGTAGACGCCGGAGTCTCAGAGGTTCCACGAATATTCCATCACTCATCTCTCAAACtatcaaaccctaaaccactTTCCTCTGACTTCACGACGATCCCAACGTTTGATCTCGGAGGACGAGTCTTCGAGGACGAGACTAAGCGCAAGAACGTGATTCAAGGGATTAAAGAGGCGTCAGAGAAGTGGGGTTTCTTCCAGGTGATTAACCATGGAGTTCCTCTCGATCTTCTCGAGAGGATgaaagatggagttcgtgggtTTCATGAGCAGCCACCAGAAGTGAGGAAACAATACTACGGGCGAGATTTCAGTAGAACGTTTCGGTATTCAAGTAACTTTGATCTCTTCAGCTCTCCAGCGGCTAACTGGAGAGATACTTTCTCTTGTACCATAGCTCCAGATCCTCCGAAACCAGAGGACTTGCCAGAGATTTGTAG GGATGTTATGTTGGAATACACAAAGCATGTGGTGAATTTGGGAGAGTTTCTTTTTGAGATGTTATCAGAAGCTCTAGGGTTAGAACCTAACCATCTGAATGAGATGGATTGCTCAAAGGGTTTGCTTATGCTTAACCATTACTACCCACCCTGTCCACAGCCTGACTTAACTTTAGGCGCAACTCAGCATTCAGACAACTCTTTCCTTACGGTTCTTCTTCCAGATGAAATTGAAGGGCTTCAAATCAACCGTGAAGGGCACTGGTACGATGTTCCTCATGTTCCCGGTGCACTCATTATCAACATCGGAGATCTTCTACAA CTTATAACAAACGACAAGTTCATTAGTTTGGAGCATCGTGTATTAGCAAATAGAGCCACCAGAGCTCGAGTCTCGGTTGCGTGTTTCTTCACCACTGGTGTAAGACCGAATCCTAGGTTGTACGGACCCATTAGAGAGCTTGTGTCTGAAGAAAACCCTCCAAGGTACAGAGAGATCACCATTAGAGACTACTCTGTTTACTTCAATGCCAAAGGTCTAGACGGAACCTCTGCTTTGctccattttaaaatatga
- the LOC117125692 gene encoding 1-aminocyclopropane-1-carboxylate oxidase homolog 3-like isoform X2 — METTKLASYDRVTELKAFDETKTGVKGLVDAGVSEVPRIFHHSSLKLSNPKPLSSDFTTIPTFDLGGRVFEDETKRKNVIQGIKEASEKWGFFQVINHGVPLDLLERMKDGVRGFHEQPPEVRKQYYGRDFSRTFRYSSNFDLFSSPAANWRDTFSCTIAPDPPKPEDLPEICRDVMLEYTKHVVNLGEFLFEMLSEALGLEPNHLNEMDCSKGLLMLNHYYPPCPQPDLTLGATQHSDNSFLTVLLPDEIEGLQINREGHWYDVPHVPGALIINIGDLLQLITNDKFISLEHRVLANRATRGRVSVACFFTTGVRPNPRLYGPIRELVSEENPPRYREITIRDYSAHVNAKGLDGTSALLHFKI, encoded by the exons ATGGAGACGACGAAGCTTGCTTCATACGATCGTGTAACTGAGCTTAAAGCCTTCGACGAGACCAAGACAGGTGTAAAAGGACTCGTAGACGCCGGAGTCTCAGAGGTTCCACGAATATTCCATCACTCATCTCTCAAACtatcaaaccctaaaccactTTCCTCTGACTTCACGACGATCCCAACGTTTGATCTCGGAGGACGAGTCTTCGAGGACGAGACTAAGCGCAAGAACGTGATTCAAGGGATTAAAGAGGCGTCAGAGAAGTGGGGTTTCTTCCAGGTGATTAACCATGGAGTTCCTCTCGATCTTCTCGAGAGGATgaaagatggagttcgtgggtTTCATGAGCAGCCACCAGAAGTGAGGAAACAATACTACGGGCGAGATTTCAGTAGAACGTTTCGGTATTCAAGTAACTTTGATCTCTTCAGCTCTCCAGCGGCTAACTGGAGAGATACTTTCTCTTGTACCATAGCTCCAGATCCTCCGAAACCAGAGGACTTGCCAGAGATTTGTAG GGATGTTATGTTGGAATACACAAAGCATGTGGTGAATTTGGGAGAGTTTCTTTTTGAGATGTTATCAGAAGCTCTAGGGTTAGAACCTAACCATCTGAATGAGATGGATTGCTCAAAGGGTTTGCTTATGCTTAACCATTACTACCCACCCTGTCCACAGCCTGACTTAACTTTAGGCGCAACTCAGCATTCAGACAACTCTTTCCTTACGGTTCTTCTTCCAGATGAAATTGAAGGGCTTCAAATCAACCGTGAAGGGCACTGGTACGATGTTCCTCATGTTCCCGGTGCACTCATTATCAACATCGGAGATCTTCTACAA CTTATAACAAACGACAAGTTCATTAGTTTGGAGCATCGTGTATTAGCAAATAGAGCCACCAGAGGTCGAGTCTCGGTTGCGTGTTTCTTCACCACTGGTGTAAGACCGAATCCTAGGTTGTACGGACCCATTAGAGAGCTTGTGTCTGAAGAAAACCCTCCAAGGTACAGAGAGATCACCATTAGAGACTACTCTGCTCACGTCAATGCCAAAGGTCTAGACGGAACCTCTGCTTTGctccattttaaaatatga